The Fimbriimonadaceae bacterium nucleotide sequence TATTGCAGGCCGCAGCAGCAATTTTTGGCCCGGTAGGGAAGGGCTGGACGCTTGCTTTCACGGCTTTCTTCGGGCTGATTGCAGCTTGGGCTTTCTACTACGCGACCAAGTTGCTCAAGATGCCGGAAGCTGCGGTTCTTGATCGGGCGATGAAGAAGTTGGATCGGAAGGGGCGTTGAGAAGGGTTGGCAGGTGGTCGGCAAGTAGTCGGCAGGTGGCCGGCAGGTGGTCGGCAGGTGGCCGGCAGGTGGTCGGCAGGTGGTCGGCAGGTAGTCGGCAAGTGGTCGGCAGGTGGTTGCTTCTCCCAACCCAACATCCAAAATCCTAAATCCAAAACTTCTTACCAACCACCTTCCGGTAAACTAAAGCCCGCATCATGCCGAAGAGAGTTGAAACGATCGTTTTCCATGACAGCTCCACGCCGATGATCGGCGATACACAGGGCGGCGGCAACGTCATTGTCACTACTGTAGAGTCCCTTTTGAACCAGGCTCGCGCCAACGCACTGTGGCCCTTGACCTTTGGCCTCGCATGCTGCGCCATCGAAATGATGTCCACCGTTGCCGCGCGATTTGACCTTGCCCGCTTCGGTTCGGAAGCCTTCCGCGCAACGCCCCGGCAGGCCGACGTCATGATCATCGCCGGTCGGCTGAGCAAAAAGATGGCTCCGGTGCTCAGACAGATTTACGACCAGATGCCTGAACCCAAATGGGTGATCAGCATGGGCGCCTGCGCCAGCACGGGCGGCGTTTATAACAACTATGCGATCGTGCAGGGTGCTGACCAGGTGGTTCCGGTCGACGTTTATGTCCCCGGTTGTCCGCCCTCGCCCGACGCTCTCATTTACGGCATCATGAAGCTTCAGGAGAAGATCAAGCGAAGCAAGGCGAAGTCGTTTAGCGATCTCCGGCTGATTGAGAT carries:
- a CDS encoding NADH-quinone oxidoreductase subunit B, with product MIGDTQGGGNVIVTTVESLLNQARANALWPLTFGLACCAIEMMSTVAARFDLARFGSEAFRATPRQADVMIIAGRLSKKMAPVLRQIYDQMPEPKWVISMGACASTGGVYNNYAIVQGADQVVPVDVYVPGCPPSPDALIYGIMKLQEKIKRSKAKSFSDLRLIEINPRQLEEVKS